The sequence GTCCCGCAGATAGCGGACGTTGACCCCGTAGCGTTCCGGACCCTCGATGGTCGTCGTCACGTTCTCGCCGCCGATCGCCTGGGCCACGACCATGTTGACGTCGTCGACCGTCAGGCCGTAGCGCGCCAGTTCCTCCCGCTTGAAGTCGAAGTCCAAAAAGTAACCCCCCGCCGTCCGCTCCGCGAACACGCTGCGGGTGCCGGGCACCTCGCGCAGGATGCTCTCGAGATGGGTCCCGATTTCCTGGATTTTCTCCAAGTCCGGGCCCAGGATCTTGATCCCGATCGGCGTGCGGATCCCGGTGGCGAGCATGTCGATGCGGTTCCGGATCGGCATGGTCCAGGCATTGGTCCAACCCGGCATCTGCATCTTGCGGTCCATCTCGGCGATCAACTCCTCGTAGGAGATATGGTCCGGCCAGATACGGCGCAACGGCGCGTGAAGGAATCCGGGAAGCCGCGAATACCAGCGATCCTTCTTCCGCCACTCCGACGTCGGTTTCAGCACCACCGTGGTCTCCGCCATGGAAAAGGGCGCGGGATCGGTGGAGCTGTCCACGCGTCCCGCCTTCCCGAAGACGCTCTCCACCTCGGGGAAGGACTTCAAGATTTCATCCTGTTTTTGGATGGCCTTGAAGGCCTCGGTCACGGATAGGCCGGGCAAGGTGGTCGGCATGTAGAGGATGGACCCTTCGTTCAGGGGCGGCATGAATTCCGACCCCAGTTTCGAATAGGGATAGATCACCGTCCCCATCAGCAGGCAGGCGACCAGGATGGTCGTCTTGGGATGCCTCAAGACCGCGTGGCAAACCGGCTCGTAGACCTTGAACAGGGCCTTGCTGATCGGGTGCTTCTCCTCCGGATAATATTTTCCGACGGTCACATGGTTGAACAAGGACGCGAGCCAGCGCGGCTTGAAATGGACGTAGTCCATGCGGGTGAACAGCATCCGCATCGCGGGGTCCAGCGTGATGGCCAGGAGGGCCGCGATGGCCATCGTCAGATTCTTCGAATAGGCGAGGGGCTTGAACAGGCGCCCCTCTTGGTCCACCAGGGTGAAGATCGGCAAAAAGGCCACGGCGATGACCAAGAGCGAGAAGAACACCGAGGGCCCGACTTCCTTGAGGGCCTTCAGGCGCACCTCGTGGAAATCCCCGACCCTCCCTCCCGCGTCCCAGAGCTGCAATTTTTTATAGGCGTTCTCGACCTCGATGATCGCGCCGTCCACCAAAACGCCGATGGAGATCGCGATGCCGGCCAGGGACATGATATTGGCCGTCATGCCCATGGCCTTGAAGGGAATGAAGGCCAACACGATCGAAATCGGGATGGTCAGAATGGGGATGATGGCGGACGGAATATGCCAAAGGAAAATCAGGATGATGATGCTGACGATGATCAGCTCCTCGATGAGGGTCCACTTCAAGGTGTCGATCGCCCGGAGGATGAGGCCGGAGCGGTCGTAGGTGGAGACGATCTCCACCCCGGGCGGCAGGGAGGGCCGGATCTCCTCGAGCTTTTCCTTCACCCGGTCGATGACCTTGAGGGCGTTTTCCCCATAGCGCATCACCACAATGCCCCCGACGGTATCCCCCTCCCCGTTCCAGTCCGCGACTCCCCGGCGGATGTCGGGACCCAGCTGAACGCGGGCCACCTGCGCGACCGTCACCGGGGTGCCCGTTTTTTCGTTCACCTTCACGACGATCTTCTCGAGGTCTTCGACGGATTTGGCGTAGCCGCGGCCCCGCACCATGTATTCGGCCCCCGCCATCTCCACCAAGCGCCCGCCGACGTCGTTGTTGCCCTTGCGGACGGCATCGACCACCTCGTCGATGGTGACGCCGTAACCTTGCAGGGCCGCGGGGTCGACCTGAACCTGGTATTGCCGCGCGAAGCCGCCCACGGTGGCGACCTCGGCAACGCCCGGCACCGACTGGAGGTAATACTTCAGGTACCAATCCTGGTAGGACTTCAGCTGGGACAGGTCGTTCTTCCCGCTCTTGTCCACGAGGGCGTATTGGAACACCCAACCGACGGAGGTCGCGTCGGGCCCCAACTCGGTCTGCACCCCCTGCGGCAGGCGCGGCAGGATCTTGCTTAGGTATTCGAGGGTCCGGCTGCGCGCCCAGTAGATGTCGGTGCCGTCCTCGAAGATCACGTAGACGTAGGAGTACCCGAAGTCGGAAAATCCGCGGATCGCCTTCACGTTGGGGGCGCCGAGCAAGGCGGTGACGATCGGGTAGGTCACCTGGTCCTCGATGATGTCGGGGCTGCGGTCCCAGCGGGAATAGACGATCACTTGGGTGTCGGAGAGGTCGGGAATCGCATCCAAGGAGATGTTCTTCATCGACCAGATCCCGGCCGCCACCGCGACGGCGGTCAAGATCAAGGTGATGGCCCGGTTTCGGGCGCAGGCTTCGATAATTTTGTCGATCATGAGAATCTAAATGTCTTTTTAATGTTGGTGTCCGCCCCCGCCGCCCGAGAAGGTGGCCTTCAGCCGAGATTCCGAATCGATGAGAAAATTGCCGTTGGTCACCACCCGGTCGCCTTCGGCCAGTCCGCCGAGCACCTCCACGAAACCGGTTCCCCGGCGGCCGATCTTGACCTCGCGCGGCTGGAAGGCGCCGCCCCCCGCGTCGACATAGGCGATATGCCTCGTCCCGGTTTCGATGAGGGCGCTCTCGGGTATCGCCAACACCCTCCCGCCCTGGGCCTTGACCCGCACCCGCACGTACATCTCCGGCTTGAACTTCCCGTCCGGATTGGACAGTTGCAGCCTGGCTTGGGCCGTCCGCGAGACAGGGTCGATCACGGGATCGATGGAGGCCAGGTTGGTGTCGAAGGTCTGCCCGGTGGATCCCAGGATGACTTGCGCGGGCGCGCCCGGCTCGACCCAGGGCAGGTCCGATTCGTAGAGAGAGGCGTAGATCCACACGGCCTCGCCCTTTTGCGGAACCAGGAGATTGAGGTTGGGCCTGCCTTTCCGGCGCAAGTCCGAGATTTGCGGCTCGCTCATCCCCAGCAGCTGCAGACGCGTCTTGGCGGCCTGGACGAGGCCGCCTTGCAGGCCGCCCAGCGCCCCGCCGCCGGTCTTCAAGGCGGTGAGATACTCCGACTGGGCCACCAGCAAGTCCGGATCGTAGGCCACCCGCCCCGTCGCGTAGATGTCCCGTTCCAGCGGCCGCATCTCGACCGGCGCGGTGCTCACGCCGATCAATTGCTGCTTTTCCCCGCTGACCTTCACGCCGACCCGATCCGTCGCCGTCGTCGGCCGGGTCTCGGCGCCCCCCTCCTCCGCGTAGACCGGCACCAGGTCCATCCCGCAGTCCGGGGCCTTGCCGGGTTTGTCGGACTTGTACCAAGGATGCATGGGGTCGACGTAATAGAGGATCTTTTTTTCCTCCGGTTTCGCGGGCGAGTGGCCCTCGTGTCCCGCGGCGGCGGCCGGCGGCGCGGGCTCCTCGGCATGCTTATGCTCACCGGAGCCGCCCCCGTCTTCCAAGCCCTCGGCGAAAATCGGGACCAACGCCATCCCGCAGGCCGGACAGGTGCCGGGCTTGTCCGATCTCACCCAAGGATGCATCGAACAGGTATAGGCCAGCACTTCGCGCTCCGCTTGGGAGGCCCCGGTCGCGCCGGACGGTGCGGATTCCGGCTTCTTGTCCTTGCAGCCGACGAGCGCCGTCATCGTCACCAGGGCCGCCGCGAGAATTTTCCAAGCATTATTTCTTCCCATTTTTTTCCTCCGCTCCAATGGTCTTTTCCAGGTCGAAGGTTTGGGGAGCTCCCGCGCCCTTCGCCGCGAGATACTCCTCGCGCGTCATGCCCGCCGCCTCTTCCAATTCGCTGACGGCCATGCCCATGTTTTCGAAGGCCTTCCAATAATTCATCTCGGCCTCGAAGAGGCCGCGCGTCGCGTTGAGAAAATCCAAAAAGCCCGCTTTGCCGGTGGTGTACGCCGCGGAGGTAATTTCCACGGCCTGACGGGACTGCGGCAGGAGGGTTCCCGAGGTGAGCCGGAGGATCCGGTCGTTGGACTTCATCTTCTCGTAGGTCTCACGCACGCGGTAGGCCACGGTGTTCTTGACGGACTGCTGGGTGAAAGTCGCGCCGGCCAGCTCCGCCTCGGCCTGGGAGACGCCCAATTTTTTCTTGTTCACGATCAGGGGAATGTTGAGCATCAGCTCGCCGGTCCAGGCGTCCCGCTCGCCGGGGTGCTGG comes from Deltaproteobacteria bacterium PRO3 and encodes:
- a CDS encoding efflux RND transporter permease subunit, with protein sequence MIDKIIEACARNRAITLILTAVAVAAGIWSMKNISLDAIPDLSDTQVIVYSRWDRSPDIIEDQVTYPIVTALLGAPNVKAIRGFSDFGYSYVYVIFEDGTDIYWARSRTLEYLSKILPRLPQGVQTELGPDATSVGWVFQYALVDKSGKNDLSQLKSYQDWYLKYYLQSVPGVAEVATVGGFARQYQVQVDPAALQGYGVTIDEVVDAVRKGNNDVGGRLVEMAGAEYMVRGRGYAKSVEDLEKIVVKVNEKTGTPVTVAQVARVQLGPDIRRGVADWNGEGDTVGGIVVMRYGENALKVIDRVKEKLEEIRPSLPPGVEIVSTYDRSGLILRAIDTLKWTLIEELIIVSIIILIFLWHIPSAIIPILTIPISIVLAFIPFKAMGMTANIMSLAGIAISIGVLVDGAIIEVENAYKKLQLWDAGGRVGDFHEVRLKALKEVGPSVFFSLLVIAVAFLPIFTLVDQEGRLFKPLAYSKNLTMAIAALLAITLDPAMRMLFTRMDYVHFKPRWLASLFNHVTVGKYYPEEKHPISKALFKVYEPVCHAVLRHPKTTILVACLLMGTVIYPYSKLGSEFMPPLNEGSILYMPTTLPGLSVTEAFKAIQKQDEILKSFPEVESVFGKAGRVDSSTDPAPFSMAETTVVLKPTSEWRKKDRWYSRLPGFLHAPLRRIWPDHISYEELIAEMDRKMQMPGWTNAWTMPIRNRIDMLATGIRTPIGIKILGPDLEKIQEIGTHLESILREVPGTRSVFAERTAGGYFLDFDFKREELARYGLTVDDVNMVVAQAIGGENVTTTIEGPERYGVNVRYLRDLRGDFSQLERVLVPTPSGAQIPLVQVADLKVRSGPAMIRNESGLKAGYVFVDMTGRDVGGYVAEAKKKVESALGATPGYTLQWSGQFENMQRVEERLKLVIPLTFFIIFMLLFMNTKSTVKAGIVMLAVPFSAIGAVWLLYLLDYNLSIAVWVGIIALMGLDAETGVFMLLFLDLAYHEKADKGEMRTREDLVDAVIHGAVKRVRPKMMTVMSAFMGLIPIMYSTGTGSDMMKRIAAPMVGGLFTSFALELLVYPAVYYLWKWNGEMKRGTRVPSPLPAGTLRPH
- a CDS encoding HlyD family efflux transporter periplasmic adaptor subunit, with the translated sequence MGRNNAWKILAAALVTMTALVGCKDKKPESAPSGATGASQAEREVLAYTCSMHPWVRSDKPGTCPACGMALVPIFAEGLEDGGGSGEHKHAEEPAPPAAAAGHEGHSPAKPEEKKILYYVDPMHPWYKSDKPGKAPDCGMDLVPVYAEEGGAETRPTTATDRVGVKVSGEKQQLIGVSTAPVEMRPLERDIYATGRVAYDPDLLVAQSEYLTALKTGGGALGGLQGGLVQAAKTRLQLLGMSEPQISDLRRKGRPNLNLLVPQKGEAVWIYASLYESDLPWVEPGAPAQVILGSTGQTFDTNLASIDPVIDPVSRTAQARLQLSNPDGKFKPEMYVRVRVKAQGGRVLAIPESALIETGTRHIAYVDAGGGAFQPREVKIGRRGTGFVEVLGGLAEGDRVVTNGNFLIDSESRLKATFSGGGGGHQH